The Caldicellulosiruptor changbaiensis genome has a segment encoding these proteins:
- a CDS encoding aldo/keto reductase: MYRRLGRTNIEVFPIAFGGIPIQRIDEESAIRLIRRAIEVGINLIDTARGYTDSEIKIGKALKGTNKKVYLASKSQNRTKEGILKDIEISLKNLGVEQIDIYQLHGINDLDTFNRVFSEDGAYWGLVEAKEKGLIRFIGASSHSTEILEKLINTDKFDVIQLCYNIIETDVEDKVFLLALQKDIGIIAMKPVGGGVIPNAALSLKYVLQKEFVVPDPGIETIEELEQNVNVAMNLSPLTDDEMKEIENIRKELGKEFCRRCNYCQPCPQQIPIWVILHADSAMKRLPFNTLKSGWFYDAYQKAKNCIKCGVCVTRCPYNLPIPDMIEKKLEIIRITIGN, encoded by the coding sequence ATGTACAGGAGACTTGGAAGAACAAATATTGAAGTTTTTCCAATAGCATTTGGTGGAATACCAATACAAAGAATCGATGAGGAGTCTGCTATAAGATTAATCAGAAGAGCAATTGAAGTTGGAATTAATTTGATTGACACTGCAAGAGGCTATACTGATAGTGAAATTAAAATTGGTAAGGCTTTGAAAGGAACTAACAAAAAAGTATACTTGGCATCTAAATCGCAAAATAGAACAAAAGAAGGAATTTTGAAGGATATTGAAATAAGCCTTAAAAACCTTGGTGTCGAACAAATTGATATTTATCAGCTACATGGCATAAATGATTTAGATACATTCAATAGAGTATTTTCTGAAGATGGCGCATACTGGGGATTGGTTGAAGCAAAGGAAAAAGGGCTTATTAGATTTATCGGCGCTTCAAGCCACAGTACAGAAATTCTTGAAAAGTTAATAAATACAGATAAATTTGATGTAATCCAGCTTTGCTATAATATAATAGAAACAGATGTAGAAGACAAAGTTTTCCTATTAGCACTCCAAAAAGATATCGGAATAATTGCAATGAAACCAGTTGGTGGCGGTGTTATCCCAAACGCTGCTCTATCTTTAAAATACGTATTGCAAAAAGAATTTGTCGTGCCCGACCCTGGAATAGAAACTATTGAGGAATTAGAACAAAACGTAAATGTAGCAATGAACCTTAGCCCTTTGACTGATGATGAAATGAAAGAAATAGAAAATATTCGAAAAGAGCTCGGCAAAGAATTTTGCAGAAGATGCAATTATTGTCAGCCATGTCCTCAGCAAATTCCTATTTGGGTAATACTCCATGCAGATTCAGCAATGAAAAGACTACCTTTTAATACTCTAAAGTCTGGCTGGTTTTATGATGCATATCAAAAAGCAAAAAATTGCATTAAATGTGGAGTTTGCGTAACAAGATGCCCATACAATTTGCCAATACCAGATATGATTGAGAAAAAGCTTGAGATTATTCGAATAACAATTGGCAATTAA
- a CDS encoding Ig-like domain-containing protein: MKEIIRKVIIVICFLSIISGFQFVLSAQTKTKIVKIDNLNIIVKVGDSFTLPSKVKATLSDKKVVYVPVKWTPNRVSTQNVGRFVFKGKVQNYKKDVILTLNVRYWTLDELKKEKNKVVVLKGYNKESKVFTYCGILLSPDGKILTTYTAIDYLQKAEVYIGNQRYEVEKVIDYDVSKDIAILKLKGAKNLPYVKIGDSTKVKPGDRVVVISTSAIYTNVFVSEYDKDNGIFVLGGEAIKKDDTGMAAFNFRGEVIGIGFTGYYNENPNKKYLMVIPSEKIKSLKGNKNLSLSQLFRLEHVIEGKDFYYEGEIKDGMRHGYGYCKWSNGDEYIGDWKNDTMDGYGEYYSANGDVYKGDFKNGMFDGRGTCTFANGDKYEGEWKNDKINGKGTYIWANGDKYEGEWKNGVKEGYGIYTWADGDRYEGEWKNDKMNGTGTMYKATGEVIKGIWKDGELIQKLEDNF, encoded by the coding sequence ATGAAGGAAATAATTAGAAAAGTAATTATTGTTATTTGTTTTCTGAGCATTATATCAGGTTTTCAGTTTGTTTTATCAGCTCAAACCAAAACTAAAATTGTGAAAATTGATAATTTAAACATTATAGTAAAAGTTGGAGACAGTTTTACTTTGCCAAGCAAAGTCAAGGCTACTCTTTCTGATAAGAAAGTAGTTTATGTTCCTGTAAAATGGACTCCTAATAGAGTATCTACTCAAAATGTGGGTAGATTTGTATTTAAAGGTAAAGTTCAAAATTATAAGAAAGATGTTATATTAACACTCAATGTGAGGTATTGGACCTTAGATGAGCTCAAGAAAGAAAAGAACAAGGTTGTTGTTTTAAAAGGTTATAACAAAGAAAGTAAGGTTTTTACATATTGTGGTATTTTGCTATCACCTGATGGGAAGATATTAACAACTTATACTGCTATCGATTATCTTCAGAAAGCGGAAGTATATATTGGAAATCAGAGATATGAAGTTGAAAAGGTTATAGACTATGATGTTTCAAAGGATATAGCGATTTTAAAATTGAAAGGGGCTAAAAATCTGCCATATGTAAAAATAGGCGACTCAACTAAGGTCAAACCAGGTGATAGAGTGGTAGTAATTAGTACATCAGCTATTTATACAAATGTGTTTGTTTCTGAATATGATAAAGATAACGGGATATTTGTTCTTGGTGGAGAGGCTATTAAGAAGGACGATACTGGGATGGCAGCTTTTAATTTCAGGGGCGAGGTTATTGGTATTGGATTTACAGGGTATTATAATGAGAATCCTAATAAAAAATATCTGATGGTGATTCCTTCTGAGAAAATAAAATCTCTTAAAGGTAATAAGAATTTAAGTTTATCACAGCTTTTTAGACTGGAACATGTAATAGAGGGGAAAGATTTTTATTACGAAGGTGAGATAAAAGATGGTATGAGACATGGCTATGGCTACTGCAAGTGGAGCAATGGAGATGAGTATATAGGTGATTGGAAAAATGATACAATGGATGGATATGGAGAATATTACAGCGCAAATGGAGATGTTTATAAAGGCGATTTCAAAAATGGCATGTTTGATGGCAGAGGAACGTGCACTTTTGCAAACGGAGATAAGTATGAAGGAGAATGGAAGAATGACAAGATAAATGGGAAAGGCACATATATATGGGCAAATGGTGATAAGTACGAAGGTGAGTGGAAAAACGGAGTCAAAGAAGGGTATGGAATATACACATGGGCTGATGGGGATAGATATGAAGGTGAGTGGAAAAACGATAAAATGAATGGAACTGGGACAATGTATAAAGCAACAGGTGAAGTAATTAAAGGTATCTGGAAAGATGGTGAATTGATCCAAAAATTAGAGGATAATTTTTAA
- a CDS encoding SNF2-related protein, whose protein sequence is MSLELDYQTIVQFLSEQKLAYFAKNRKAFEKGIDLARKIKKENIQYDQEENAIFAKVEDGKNEYWVFIDFALPLYMSQDFFGNIEIENIIITAACSCSLENITFESEEEIDIEDFVQFEDFCRHIIAVLKSFADGKYILNSLNKMQETLSQMLEQKLNEAIEKEKTKNSRIYQFISSNFEESYIKFSLDNLSKKSPNIFLEKYFGSSSNDIITLKLKIKTSDLKRDYVVSNIPEFLKAYEQKQPFQFGKNFVSNPTYHFFGEKDKKFLDVLLKYLNFLDLETEKNTLYLPAKIANEIIEILDNEEIFISFDYFVANYYDAQKVKVDLCTKVKPKISFKLEDNQVRLYSDLIDIANRKFLYGDGSYFVSDGTLYKLTPEQKIFSSIIKKMAEANRVFNFFKVEYVKFFTLNKEDFCDFMNKYYLFLDQHFELEIDPDLKKFILEDYIIKPKLYLEFENERFVARISGMNEIFDTISKTKKVPLFDYFSLFEIQSILFAYGFNEIKSDQEFYYECLDPDMFMEFLAEGVSQIQKITDVYYSEDFKKLKIKKDVKIIPCLKYSKHSIDFWLESNELESSELKNILDAIKKKKKYYKLKDGSILILDSPNMKKLVSFIDSASDIGQVIKEKAELSLQEAVAITKLLDESGIQATGVESVKSIIEKIENIKETDIQIPVELQGVLRDYQKLGIKWLSSLFENELGGILADDMGLGKTLQVLGFILANKQKIKKPVLAIVPTSLIYNWKQEIEKFAPGLKTLIIDSTPAKRKKAIEKIPEYDIVITSYALLRKDIELYKDIDFSVCILDEAQYIKNPHSQIKLAVKEICADAKFALTGTPIENNLIELWSIFDFILPGYLGGAEKFVERFAMPIYSGDNNALEKLKKLIKPFVLRRVKQDVLIELPELIETNIQVAMSPEQEKIYKQFLVSAKKEIEKEIDSAGFEKSQIKIFSLLTRLRQICCHPKLVFEDYKGSSGKMEALKEILQDCLESGHRVIIYSQWTSMLSIIKKMLDKEKILYFYLDGATKAEDRVEMVNRFNSGERNVFLLSLKAGGFGLNITGADVVIHFDAWWNPAVENQATARAHRLGQKNVVQSFKIITKNSIEEKILALQQKKKDLFDSLIEASQSFIGKFSKEEILELLE, encoded by the coding sequence ATGTCTTTAGAACTTGATTATCAAACAATTGTGCAGTTTCTCTCAGAGCAAAAACTTGCATATTTTGCAAAAAACAGAAAAGCCTTTGAAAAGGGAATTGACCTTGCTCGAAAAATTAAAAAAGAAAATATTCAGTATGACCAAGAAGAAAATGCAATATTTGCAAAAGTAGAAGATGGCAAGAACGAATACTGGGTTTTTATCGATTTTGCTCTGCCTTTATATATGTCTCAGGACTTCTTTGGAAATATTGAGATTGAAAATATAATCATAACTGCTGCATGTTCATGCAGTTTAGAAAATATCACTTTTGAATCAGAAGAAGAAATAGATATTGAAGATTTTGTTCAGTTTGAAGATTTTTGCCGGCATATAATTGCTGTGTTAAAAAGTTTTGCTGACGGTAAATATATTCTCAATAGCCTAAATAAGATGCAAGAAACTCTGTCTCAAATGTTAGAACAAAAGTTAAATGAGGCTATTGAGAAGGAAAAAACAAAAAACTCTCGCATTTATCAGTTTATATCAAGCAATTTTGAAGAAAGTTATATAAAGTTTTCACTTGATAACTTATCTAAAAAGTCTCCCAATATATTTTTAGAAAAATACTTTGGTTCTTCTTCGAATGACATAATAACTTTGAAATTAAAGATAAAAACTTCAGATCTTAAAAGAGATTATGTAGTTTCAAATATACCAGAATTTTTAAAAGCATACGAACAAAAACAACCATTTCAGTTTGGTAAGAATTTTGTGTCCAATCCTACTTATCATTTTTTTGGTGAAAAAGACAAAAAATTTTTGGATGTACTTTTGAAGTATCTGAACTTTTTAGATTTAGAAACAGAAAAAAATACTCTTTACTTACCTGCAAAAATTGCAAATGAAATAATCGAAATCCTTGACAATGAAGAAATTTTTATATCTTTTGATTACTTTGTAGCAAATTATTATGATGCTCAAAAAGTAAAAGTTGATCTTTGCACTAAAGTAAAACCTAAGATTTCATTTAAACTCGAAGATAATCAGGTAAGACTTTACAGTGATTTAATAGATATTGCTAACAGAAAATTTTTATATGGCGACGGAAGTTATTTTGTTTCAGATGGTACTCTTTACAAGCTTACACCAGAGCAAAAGATATTTTCTTCAATAATTAAAAAAATGGCTGAAGCAAATAGAGTATTTAATTTTTTTAAAGTTGAATACGTTAAATTTTTTACCCTTAATAAAGAAGACTTTTGTGACTTTATGAATAAATATTATCTATTTTTAGACCAGCACTTTGAATTAGAAATTGACCCTGACCTCAAAAAATTTATTTTAGAAGATTATATTATTAAACCCAAATTATATTTGGAATTTGAGAATGAAAGGTTTGTTGCAAGAATCAGTGGAATGAATGAAATATTTGATACAATTTCAAAAACCAAGAAAGTTCCATTATTTGATTATTTTAGTTTGTTTGAGATTCAAAGTATTTTGTTTGCTTATGGGTTTAATGAGATAAAATCTGACCAAGAATTTTATTATGAATGTCTTGACCCCGATATGTTCATGGAATTCTTAGCAGAAGGTGTTTCGCAAATCCAAAAGATAACTGACGTTTATTATTCAGAAGATTTTAAAAAGCTTAAAATTAAAAAAGATGTAAAAATTATCCCCTGCTTAAAATATTCTAAACACTCAATTGACTTCTGGCTTGAAAGTAATGAGCTTGAGAGTTCAGAGCTTAAAAATATTCTTGATGCAATAAAGAAAAAGAAAAAGTATTACAAACTCAAAGATGGTTCAATTTTGATTTTAGATAGTCCAAATATGAAAAAATTAGTTTCATTTATAGATTCTGCATCTGACATAGGCCAGGTTATAAAAGAAAAAGCTGAGCTTTCTTTACAAGAAGCAGTAGCTATAACAAAACTTTTAGATGAAAGCGGAATTCAAGCAACCGGAGTTGAAAGTGTAAAAAGCATTATCGAAAAGATAGAAAATATTAAAGAAACTGATATCCAAATCCCGGTTGAGCTTCAAGGTGTGTTAAGAGATTATCAGAAACTTGGAATAAAATGGTTATCTTCTCTATTTGAAAATGAACTTGGTGGAATTTTAGCTGATGATATGGGGCTTGGAAAAACGCTTCAGGTACTTGGCTTTATTCTTGCAAATAAGCAAAAAATTAAAAAACCAGTATTAGCCATTGTGCCAACATCACTTATTTATAACTGGAAACAAGAGATTGAAAAATTCGCACCAGGTCTGAAAACTTTAATTATTGACTCAACACCTGCAAAGCGCAAAAAAGCTATAGAAAAAATACCAGAATATGATATTGTAATTACATCATATGCACTTTTGAGAAAAGATATAGAACTTTATAAAGACATCGATTTTAGTGTTTGTATCTTGGACGAAGCACAGTACATAAAAAATCCTCACTCACAAATAAAGCTGGCTGTAAAAGAAATCTGTGCAGATGCTAAATTTGCATTGACAGGTACACCAATCGAAAATAATCTCATAGAACTGTGGTCAATCTTTGATTTTATACTTCCTGGGTATTTAGGAGGAGCTGAGAAATTTGTTGAGCGTTTTGCAATGCCAATTTATAGCGGAGACAATAATGCTTTGGAAAAATTAAAAAAGCTGATAAAACCGTTTGTTTTAAGAAGAGTAAAACAAGATGTATTAATCGAACTTCCTGAGCTAATAGAAACAAATATCCAAGTTGCAATGAGCCCTGAACAGGAAAAAATCTACAAGCAATTTTTAGTTTCAGCCAAAAAAGAGATTGAAAAAGAAATAGATTCAGCTGGGTTTGAAAAAAGTCAAATAAAAATATTTTCCTTATTAACAAGACTAAGACAGATCTGCTGTCATCCAAAGCTTGTATTTGAAGATTACAAAGGAAGCTCTGGTAAGATGGAAGCACTGAAAGAAATTTTACAAGACTGTTTAGAAAGCGGGCACAGGGTAATTATATATTCTCAGTGGACTTCAATGTTATCTATTATCAAGAAAATGCTTGACAAGGAAAAAATTTTATACTTTTACTTAGACGGTGCAACAAAAGCTGAAGACAGAGTTGAAATGGTGAACAGGTTCAACAGTGGAGAGAGAAATGTCTTCTTACTTTCTCTAAAAGCTGGTGGATTTGGGCTCAATATTACTGGCGCAGACGTTGTTATTCACTTTGATGCATGGTGGAACCCGGCAGTTGAAAACCAGGCAACAGCAAGAGCACACAGGCTGGGTCAGAAAAATGTTGTTCAGTCATTTAAGATTATAACCAAAAATTCAATAGAAGAAAAAATACTTGCTTTGCAGCAGAAAAAGAAAGACTTATTTGATAGCTTAATCGAAGCAAGTCAATCGTTTATAGGAAAATTTTCTAAAGAGGAAATATTGGAGTTGTTGGAGTAA
- a CDS encoding flavodoxin, whose product MAQKIQKLTGGDLFEIKPAKQYPEDYYETIEVAKEEKRKNARPELANKLEDISPYEVVFLGYPNWWGTMPMAVFTFLESYDFAGKTIAPFCTHEGSGLGSSERDIKKLCPNANVLPGLAIRGSSVNQADKDIQNWLSRLGLLT is encoded by the coding sequence GTGGCTCAAAAAATACAAAAATTGACAGGAGGTGATTTATTCGAAATCAAACCAGCAAAACAATACCCGGAAGATTATTACGAAACGATAGAAGTAGCAAAAGAAGAAAAAAGAAAAAATGCCAGACCAGAACTGGCAAATAAACTCGAGGATATAAGCCCATATGAAGTGGTTTTCCTCGGTTATCCTAACTGGTGGGGAACAATGCCAATGGCAGTATTTACTTTTTTAGAGTCTTACGATTTTGCAGGAAAGACCATTGCTCCATTTTGCACACATGAAGGAAGTGGACTTGGGAGCAGTGAACGCGACATAAAGAAACTGTGCCCAAACGCAAATGTATTGCCAGGATTAGCTATTAGAGGGAGCAGTGTTAACCAAGCTGATAAGGATATTCAAAACTGGTTATCAAGGCTTGGGTTATTAACTTAA
- a CDS encoding MFS transporter: MAILLLAFIYISFISLGLPDSMLGAAWPVIRSDLNLPVYTAGIISLTITCSTVISSMLNPFIVKKIGTGKIVVISTLFSSVGLFTFSHAPSFALLCLSAVLIGLGGGSIDAALNNFVALHYQAKHMNWLHSLWGVGTTLGSYIISIFIVYPEGWRKGYLVVSAFQLLLATLFFILLPVWNIYEKDNNNKSSNIRKNERKKSLLFASAAISIITFFFYCAIETTTGLWASSFLVNYKHISPSIAAKGTSSFFFGITIGRILSGFVSMKLSGKKIIRLSLALLFTGIFVLLTDVPQMIYLFGFALIGFGCAPIFPTMMHETPKRFGEDISHIVISMQMAAGYLGSALAPLLFGVVISIIGVYVLPLYLLILLFILTLFTELLNYRLNKKAEGL; the protein is encoded by the coding sequence ATGGCCATACTTTTATTAGCTTTTATTTACATATCGTTTATTAGTTTAGGCTTACCTGACTCAATGTTGGGCGCTGCTTGGCCTGTTATAAGAAGCGATTTAAATTTGCCAGTTTATACAGCTGGTATTATTTCTTTGACCATAACATGTTCCACTGTTATTTCAAGCATGTTAAATCCATTTATCGTAAAGAAAATAGGAACAGGTAAAATTGTTGTTATAAGTACGTTATTTTCTTCCGTTGGACTATTTACTTTTTCACATGCACCTTCATTTGCTTTATTGTGTTTGAGTGCAGTACTTATAGGCTTGGGAGGAGGAAGTATTGATGCAGCTTTGAATAATTTTGTAGCTTTGCATTATCAGGCAAAACATATGAATTGGCTGCACTCGTTGTGGGGTGTTGGGACAACTTTAGGTTCTTATATAATTTCGATTTTTATAGTATATCCAGAGGGTTGGAGAAAGGGATATTTAGTTGTTTCGGCGTTTCAACTTTTGTTAGCAACGTTATTTTTTATTTTGCTTCCGGTGTGGAATATATATGAAAAAGACAATAATAATAAAAGCTCAAATATTAGGAAAAATGAGCGCAAAAAATCATTGCTGTTTGCAAGTGCAGCAATATCAATAATTACATTTTTCTTCTATTGTGCTATTGAAACCACGACAGGGTTGTGGGCAAGCAGTTTTTTAGTAAATTACAAGCATATTTCTCCTTCTATTGCTGCAAAAGGAACATCTTCCTTTTTCTTTGGAATAACAATAGGAAGAATTTTGTCTGGATTTGTGAGCATGAAGTTGAGCGGTAAAAAAATTATCAGGTTATCCTTGGCTTTATTATTCACTGGTATTTTTGTTTTATTAACAGATGTTCCACAAATGATATACTTATTTGGTTTTGCACTAATTGGTTTTGGCTGTGCACCTATTTTCCCAACAATGATGCATGAAACGCCAAAAAGATTTGGTGAAGATATTTCGCACATTGTAATAAGTATGCAAATGGCTGCCGGATATTTGGGCAGCGCACTTGCTCCTTTGCTATTTGGAGTTGTTATATCAATAATTGGAGTTTATGTGTTGCCATTATATTTGCTGATCTTGCTTTTTATTTTGACGCTTTTTACAGAGCTATTAAATTATCGGTTAAATAAAAAAGCAGAAGGTTTGTAG
- a CDS encoding tetratricopeptide repeat protein — MRKSRKWLIIGLIGLILVYFGFKFFSNRYIIVDDKVIMNTLSIDDTLSVINGMIDRGEYNNAAALAKWIVKNAKTSDGKISGYFKMCEIANLIGNPMMEEYYADLALKQLNSDTSLWVKKVAYFYKGVAVGKRSQELGEIKRMSEAVYWIKRSLNINDLDEPKTTWDFNGRAYYSLGVIYIEAYGNYKKALEYIEKFLQLVKEDKENEFLKEYIELLSYSGDCYYELGMKDKLREVYDIWKKNYPKYKDYFKNYNFQLKMLEFLNKLIDGKYKEAEEIMKKEDPEYLGIYYYRKVGDIEKGKKALIGFGKSNIQLYPFPFFQRWVKEFKLSEEEKKELEVMWKRWVEENRKKCMTTNVLRSDKEIAKRGWK; from the coding sequence ATGAGAAAAAGCAGAAAGTGGCTGATAATTGGATTGATAGGTTTAATACTGGTTTATTTTGGTTTTAAATTTTTTTCAAACAGATATATCATTGTAGATGACAAAGTTATAATGAACACTTTGTCAATAGATGATACACTTAGTGTGATAAATGGGATGATAGATAGAGGGGAGTATAATAACGCGGCAGCTCTTGCGAAATGGATTGTTAAAAATGCTAAAACTTCTGATGGTAAAATTAGTGGTTACTTCAAAATGTGTGAAATAGCCAATCTGATAGGTAATCCGATGATGGAGGAGTATTATGCAGACCTTGCTTTGAAGCAGTTAAACAGTGATACCTCATTGTGGGTTAAAAAGGTTGCTTATTTTTATAAAGGTGTAGCAGTTGGAAAGAGAAGTCAGGAACTTGGTGAGATAAAAAGAATGAGTGAAGCTGTTTACTGGATAAAAAGATCTTTAAATATTAATGACTTGGATGAGCCTAAAACAACCTGGGATTTTAATGGACGAGCATATTATTCACTTGGAGTAATATATATAGAAGCATATGGAAATTACAAGAAAGCACTTGAATACATAGAAAAGTTTTTACAACTTGTTAAGGAGGATAAAGAGAATGAATTTTTAAAAGAGTATATTGAACTATTATCATATTCAGGAGACTGCTATTATGAATTAGGTATGAAGGATAAATTAAGAGAAGTGTATGATATTTGGAAAAAAAATTATCCCAAGTACAAGGATTATTTTAAGAATTATAATTTTCAACTAAAAATGTTAGAGTTTTTGAACAAACTAATTGATGGCAAATATAAAGAGGCAGAAGAGATTATGAAGAAAGAAGATCCAGAGTATTTAGGGATTTACTATTATCGAAAGGTAGGAGATATTGAAAAAGGCAAGAAAGCGTTGATAGGTTTTGGGAAGAGTAATATACAACTTTATCCATTTCCATTTTTTCAGAGGTGGGTAAAAGAGTTTAAGCTAAGTGAGGAAGAGAAGAAAGAACTTGAGGTTATGTGGAAAAGATGGGTTGAGGAAAACAGAAAAAAGTGTATGACTACAAATGTACTTAGAAGTGATAAAGAGATAGCAAAGAGGGGTTGGAAATAA
- a CDS encoding MerR family transcriptional regulator, translating to MTITEVSKKYGLSAHTLRYYERIGLIPKAHRNENGIRYYTEEDCRWIEFILCMRKAGVEIETLLEYVNLLHRGDETIEQRRQLLIKQRDKLILRMKEIKKALEKLNYKIKDYESKIVPVEKDLMKLNFNRSLMD from the coding sequence ATGACAATAACAGAAGTTAGCAAGAAATATGGTCTTTCAGCTCATACACTTCGGTATTATGAGCGAATTGGTTTGATACCTAAGGCACATAGAAACGAAAATGGAATTAGATATTATACTGAAGAAGACTGTAGATGGATTGAATTTATATTATGTATGCGAAAGGCTGGGGTTGAAATTGAGACACTACTTGAATATGTAAATCTTCTACACCGAGGTGATGAAACAATAGAGCAAAGGAGACAACTTTTGATAAAACAAAGAGATAAACTTATTTTGCGAATGAAAGAAATAAAGAAGGCTTTGGAGAAGCTAAATTACAAAATTAAAGATTATGAATCAAAAATTGTTCCTGTAGAAAAGGATTTGATGAAGTTGAATTTTAATAGGAGCTTAATGGATTAG
- a CDS encoding AraC family ligand binding domain-containing protein, translating to MPLKIFYHNLPFVQHHWHEALELIFVVCGNVTVVKNGMIYKLGSEDILLVNSNEIHTTYLDNSGIILVLQISSRFIKENTGVEKITFNSLLSIPESKFDVDKVNEIKKSVLEIMLLHNKKAESVGLEIKSKLYHLLYLLTSYFKDNCEKISLEEKKECQRERLQRIKRIIKLIDGRRGITILCR from the coding sequence TTGCCTTTAAAGATATTTTATCACAATCTTCCGTTTGTTCAACATCACTGGCACGAAGCGTTAGAGTTGATTTTCGTTGTTTGTGGTAATGTGACTGTTGTCAAGAATGGAATGATATATAAGTTAGGTAGTGAAGATATATTATTGGTTAACTCCAATGAAATTCATACGACATATTTGGATAATAGTGGTATTATTCTTGTTCTTCAAATATCCTCACGTTTTATTAAAGAAAATACAGGTGTTGAGAAAATCACATTTAATTCACTGTTGTCAATTCCTGAGAGTAAGTTTGATGTTGATAAAGTAAATGAAATAAAGAAATCTGTGCTTGAAATTATGCTTTTGCATAATAAAAAAGCTGAAAGTGTAGGCCTTGAAATAAAAAGTAAATTATATCATTTATTATATTTGCTGACTTCTTATTTTAAAGATAACTGTGAAAAAATCTCTTTGGAAGAGAAAAAGGAATGCCAGAGAGAAAGACTGCAAAGAATTAAAAGAATTATTAAACTTATCGATGGTAGAAGAGGTATTACTATTTTGTGCAGATAG
- a CDS encoding aldo/keto reductase: MQYIDFGKTGIRTSLLGFGAMRLPIIGEDASQIDEEKAIEMIRFAIEHGVNYVDTAYPYHGGNSEKIVGKALQNGYREKVLLATKSPVWQVEKHEDFERFLDQQLEKLQTDHVDMYLMHALNKERWEKIKTLRFFEFFEKAKAQGKIRFAGFSFHDKYPTFKEIVDGYDGWDFCQIQLNYMDVNYQAGVRGLKYAASKGLAVVIMEPLKGGKLAKLPQKVQDILERSGKDWSAVEWSFRWLGNFPEVSVILSGMSTLEHVKENVEIMKNVIPNNLTEVDLKLIEEVRKTLGSFAVINCTECGYCMPCPSGVDIPENFRVYNETVMFGDWRGGRGIYKWLEGQKTAASFCKECGECLSKCPQRLEIPSLLKKVNSELTEVKWGGVDNATFQNSHRLFFSKGEQLSQWQNYKLGNWEYKNSGSKNTKIDRR, translated from the coding sequence TTGCAATCGAACACGGTGTGAACTACGTTGATACTGCATATCCATATCATGGAGGGAACAGCGAAAAGATAGTTGGAAAAGCTTTGCAAAATGGTTACAGAGAAAAGGTCTTACTTGCAACCAAATCTCCTGTATGGCAAGTCGAAAAACACGAAGATTTTGAGAGATTTTTGGACCAGCAACTGGAAAAACTTCAAACTGATCATGTGGACATGTACCTTATGCACGCTCTCAACAAGGAAAGATGGGAAAAAATAAAAACTTTGAGGTTCTTTGAATTCTTTGAAAAAGCAAAGGCACAGGGGAAAATAAGATTTGCAGGGTTTTCCTTCCATGACAAATACCCCACATTTAAAGAGATAGTGGATGGCTACGATGGATGGGATTTCTGTCAAATCCAGCTAAATTACATGGATGTCAATTACCAGGCAGGAGTCAGAGGCTTAAAGTACGCTGCTTCCAAGGGACTTGCAGTAGTAATAATGGAACCGTTGAAGGGTGGAAAATTAGCAAAGCTTCCACAGAAAGTGCAAGACATTCTCGAAAGAAGTGGGAAAGATTGGTCTGCAGTGGAGTGGAGTTTCAGATGGCTTGGAAACTTTCCAGAGGTTTCTGTTATACTAAGTGGAATGAGCACTTTGGAACATGTGAAAGAGAATGTTGAAATCATGAAAAATGTAATCCCAAACAACCTGACTGAAGTGGACTTGAAACTGATCGAAGAGGTAAGAAAAACACTTGGATCTTTTGCAGTGATAAACTGCACAGAATGTGGCTACTGCATGCCATGTCCAAGCGGTGTGGATATTCCCGAAAATTTCAGAGTGTATAATGAAACTGTTATGTTTGGAGATTGGAGAGGTGGAAGAGGAATATACAAATGGCTTGAGGGACAGAAGACAGCTGCGTCTTTTTGCAAGGAGTGTGGAGAGTGCCTTAGTAAGTGTCCACAAAGATTAGAAATTCCTTCTCTTCTTAAAAAAGTTAACAGTGAACTGACAGAGGTGAAATGGGGAGGGGTAGACAATGCCACATTTCAAAATTCTCATCGCTTGTTTTTCTCGAAAGGGGAACAATTATCTCAATGGCAAAATTACAAACTTGGCAATTGGGAATACAAAAATAGTGGCTCAAAAAATACAAAAATTGACAGGAGGTGA